The proteins below come from a single Candidatus Chlamydia sanziniae genomic window:
- the kdsB gene encoding 3-deoxy-manno-octulosonate cytidylyltransferase, translating to MNQRTSKGLRLGVLPARWYSSRFPGKPLAMILGKSLIQRTYERVCECSLLDKIVVATEDQRVIDHVNDFGGHAVMTSSKWINGTERTAEVASTYFPNAEIIVNIQGDEPCIDPKVVDSLVQKLETSPEIQLVTPVAVTKDKEEILAEYKVKCVFDTQGRALYFSRSPIPCIFKEDTPIYLHIGVYAFRREALFRYIQYSSTPLSDAEDLEQLRALEFGECIHVCVVNAKSPSVDYPEDIIKVEKYITCLSSACF from the coding sequence ATGAATCAGCGAACCTCTAAAGGTCTAAGACTAGGAGTATTACCTGCGCGCTGGTATAGTAGTAGATTTCCTGGAAAGCCTCTGGCGATGATCCTTGGAAAATCTTTAATACAAAGGACTTATGAAAGGGTGTGTGAGTGCTCTTTACTTGATAAAATTGTAGTTGCTACTGAAGATCAGCGTGTCATCGACCATGTGAATGACTTTGGTGGACATGCCGTTATGACCTCTTCTAAATGGATTAATGGTACGGAGCGTACGGCTGAGGTTGCCTCTACTTACTTTCCTAATGCTGAGATTATTGTAAACATTCAAGGAGATGAACCGTGCATAGATCCTAAAGTAGTGGATTCTCTAGTCCAAAAACTCGAGACATCTCCTGAAATACAATTAGTGACTCCTGTAGCTGTAACTAAAGACAAGGAAGAGATTTTAGCAGAGTATAAGGTAAAGTGTGTCTTTGATACTCAGGGAAGAGCGCTTTATTTTAGCCGTAGCCCTATCCCCTGTATTTTTAAAGAAGATACCCCTATCTATTTGCATATCGGTGTCTATGCTTTTAGAAGAGAAGCTCTCTTCCGCTATATACAGTACAGCTCTACGCCTTTAAGTGATGCCGAAGATCTTGAACAGTTACGTGCGTTAGAGTTCGGCGAGTGTATCCATGTGTGTGTTGTAAATGCGAAGAGTCCTTCCGTAGATTATCCTGAAGATATAATTAAGGTAGAAAAATATATCACATGCCTTTCAAGTGCTTGTTTTTAA
- the ruvX gene encoding Holliday junction resolvase RuvX, protein MSNGHAFKAFLGVDYGKKRIGLAYAVTPFFLSLPIGVLEASKSLEATAQTLQKVIVDRQITCVVLGNPLPMQRNQISPLQEEITALAEKLKEIPLVDIVLWDERLSSAQAKRMLKHDCGLSRKQRKGKTDALAATLILTSFLESSHEIT, encoded by the coding sequence ATGTCTAATGGTCATGCTTTTAAGGCATTTCTTGGGGTGGATTATGGGAAAAAACGCATAGGGTTGGCTTATGCGGTAACGCCTTTTTTTTTGAGTCTTCCTATAGGAGTTCTGGAAGCGAGTAAGAGTTTAGAGGCAACAGCACAAACCCTCCAAAAGGTTATTGTAGACCGGCAGATCACTTGTGTAGTTCTAGGTAATCCTCTTCCCATGCAGAGAAATCAAATTTCCCCTTTACAAGAGGAAATAACAGCTCTTGCTGAAAAACTAAAAGAAATACCTCTTGTAGACATTGTGCTTTGGGATGAACGTCTTTCTTCCGCTCAAGCGAAACGCATGTTGAAACATGATTGTGGGCTTAGCCGAAAACAAAGGAAAGGCAAAACAGATGCTCTTGCTGCAACTTTGATCTTAACAAGTTTTCTTGAGAGTAGTCATGAGATTACATGA
- a CDS encoding CTP synthase: protein MPFKCLFLTGGVVSSLGKGLTAAALALLLERQGLKVAMLKLDPYLNVDPGTMNPFEHGEIYVTDDGIEADLDLGHYHRFSSVVLSKYSTATSGQIYARVIKKEREGYYLGSTVQVIPHITNEIMQVILDCVQEPATDVLIVEIGGTVGDIESLPFLEAIRQFRYEYPEDCLNLHMTYVPYLKAAREVKTKPTQHSVQTLRSIGIIPDVILCRSEEALSSEVKSKISLFCNVPSNAVFNVVDVRATIYEMPLILSQEHIARFIGQKLKLNVQPEDLTDWKILVDRLSQPLPKVYIGIVGKYLQHRDAYKSIFEALTHAVLSLNYSIEILPIDAEDPNLSQILAQCDGCLVPGGFGARGWEGKISAARFCREHRVPYFGICLGMQVLIIEYARNVLHLSRANSTEMEKETPDPVVCMMEGQDPLLATGGTMRLGSYPCRLVPESKVWKAYGQVNEIYERHRHRYEVNPTYIKCLATQGLHVVGICPHQELCEIVEVEDHPWMVGVQFHPEFISKLIKPHPLFIRFIQEALVYSKAKAHV, encoded by the coding sequence ATGCCTTTCAAGTGCTTGTTTTTAACTGGAGGCGTAGTCTCTTCTTTAGGTAAAGGGTTAACAGCGGCTGCTTTAGCCCTACTTTTAGAACGACAGGGTCTTAAAGTTGCCATGTTAAAGCTAGACCCATATCTTAATGTAGATCCAGGGACGATGAATCCCTTTGAACATGGTGAGATCTATGTTACTGACGATGGAATAGAGGCAGATTTGGATCTAGGCCACTATCATAGGTTCTCTTCAGTTGTACTTTCTAAGTATTCTACAGCGACTTCCGGTCAAATTTATGCTCGTGTAATTAAGAAGGAACGCGAAGGCTATTATCTTGGAAGTACAGTTCAAGTCATCCCCCATATTACTAATGAAATTATGCAAGTGATATTGGATTGTGTTCAGGAGCCTGCTACGGATGTCCTTATTGTGGAAATTGGAGGTACTGTAGGAGATATTGAATCGCTCCCCTTCTTAGAAGCTATTCGACAGTTTCGTTATGAGTATCCTGAAGATTGTCTTAACCTTCATATGACCTATGTCCCTTATTTAAAGGCTGCGAGAGAAGTTAAGACTAAGCCTACACAGCATTCAGTACAAACTTTGCGGAGCATTGGAATTATTCCTGATGTAATTTTATGTCGTTCTGAAGAAGCCCTTAGCTCTGAAGTCAAGTCTAAGATTAGTCTTTTTTGCAATGTTCCGAGTAATGCGGTCTTTAATGTTGTTGATGTACGCGCTACAATTTATGAAATGCCTCTTATTCTTTCTCAAGAGCATATTGCTAGATTTATTGGACAGAAATTAAAATTAAATGTTCAGCCAGAAGATCTTACGGATTGGAAAATCTTAGTTGATCGGTTATCTCAGCCTCTTCCTAAGGTATACATAGGGATTGTAGGCAAATATCTTCAACATCGCGATGCATATAAGTCAATATTTGAAGCATTAACTCATGCTGTTCTGAGTCTCAATTACTCTATAGAGATCCTCCCTATAGATGCCGAAGATCCAAATTTATCTCAGATTCTTGCGCAATGTGACGGCTGTTTAGTTCCTGGAGGGTTTGGAGCTCGTGGTTGGGAAGGGAAAATTTCGGCTGCTAGATTTTGTCGTGAACATAGAGTTCCTTATTTTGGCATTTGTTTGGGGATGCAAGTTCTTATTATAGAATATGCACGTAATGTTTTGCATTTATCGCGGGCGAATTCTACAGAAATGGAGAAAGAAACGCCTGATCCCGTTGTCTGTATGATGGAGGGACAGGATCCTCTTTTAGCTACTGGAGGTACGATGCGCTTAGGATCTTATCCTTGTCGCTTAGTTCCAGAAAGTAAGGTATGGAAAGCTTATGGACAAGTCAATGAGATCTATGAACGGCATCGGCATCGCTATGAAGTGAATCCTACTTATATTAAATGTTTAGCAACCCAGGGCTTACATGTTGTTGGTATTTGCCCCCATCAAGAGTTATGTGAAATTGTCGAAGTTGAAGATCACCCTTGGATGGTAGGCGTACAGTTTCATCCTGAATTTATTTCTAAATTAATCAAACCTCACCCTCTTTTTATTAGGTTTATACAAGAGGCTCTTGTTTATTCTAAGGCCAAAGCTCATGTCTAA
- a CDS encoding nucleoside monophosphate kinase, which yields MKNAFYIVMGPPGSGKGSQSQRLANTLGIPHVSSGDMLRAVIKQQTPFSLEAKAYLDKGQFVPSSVVWSLLKERLLSKACTQGCIIDGFPRNLDQAHILDSFFKKLGLNYHVFFLDVSEQEIIRRICSRLICLSCARIYRQEQGYSQCPLCHSSLIRRSDDSPEVVKQRLKTYYEYTIPVTAYYESMGKLNRISAENTEDQVFRNILSYIVF from the coding sequence ATGAAAAATGCTTTTTATATTGTTATGGGACCTCCAGGATCAGGTAAAGGCTCCCAATCACAACGTCTTGCAAATACCCTCGGCATACCTCATGTTAGCTCTGGTGATATGTTGCGTGCTGTTATAAAGCAACAAACCCCTTTTAGTCTTGAGGCTAAAGCTTATTTAGATAAGGGACAGTTTGTTCCTAGTAGTGTTGTCTGGAGCCTGTTAAAAGAGAGGTTGCTAAGTAAGGCATGCACACAAGGCTGTATTATTGATGGGTTTCCCCGAAATTTAGATCAAGCTCATATTTTAGACAGTTTTTTCAAAAAATTAGGCTTAAATTACCATGTGTTTTTTTTGGACGTCTCTGAACAGGAAATCATTCGGAGGATTTGCTCTAGGCTTATTTGTCTCTCATGTGCTCGTATTTATAGACAAGAACAAGGCTATAGCCAGTGCCCTCTATGTCATAGCAGTTTGATTCGACGTTCTGACGACTCTCCTGAAGTAGTCAAACAAAGGTTAAAAACATATTACGAATATACCATTCCGGTGACTGCTTATTACGAAAGCATGGGAAAACTTAATCGTATTTCTGCTGAAAATACAGAGGACCAGGTTTTTCGAAATATTTTAAGCTATATTGTTTTTTGA
- the rpsI gene encoding 30S ribosomal protein S9, which translates to MQESVATGRRKQAVSSVRLRPGSGKIDVNGKTFKEYFPSEIQRTTILSPLKTIGNQDQFDLIIRVSGGGIQGQVIATRLGLARALLKENEESRQELKSCGFLTRDPRKKERKKYGHKKARKSFQFSKR; encoded by the coding sequence ATGCAAGAATCCGTAGCCACAGGAAGAAGAAAACAAGCAGTATCTAGCGTGCGTCTTCGTCCTGGAAGTGGTAAAATTGATGTGAATGGAAAAACATTTAAGGAGTATTTTCCTTCGGAAATTCAAAGAACTACTATTCTTTCTCCTTTAAAAACTATAGGCAATCAAGATCAGTTTGATCTTATTATTCGCGTCAGTGGTGGTGGAATCCAAGGTCAGGTAATTGCCACACGATTAGGTCTTGCTAGAGCTCTTTTAAAAGAAAACGAGGAATCTAGACAAGAGCTAAAAAGCTGTGGTTTCCTTACACGAGATCCAAGAAAGAAAGAACGGAAAAAATATGGGCATAAAAAAGCCCGCAAGAGTTTCCAATTTTCCAAACGTTAA
- a CDS encoding 5'-methylthioadenosine nucleosidase yields MVGQFLLIFFCSLSFFSVVAEDLNILNEKQAPLTRIGIIFAFPETTGDSSSEDSGCPIPWFSNSKRTQEGERIYYSGNYFGKYFVVSSLWPNKVSSAVVTCNMILKHHVDLILIIGTCYSRSENSRFGNVLISKGYINYDTDIRPFFERFEIPDIKKSVFATSDVHREAIRKGGKEFITTEKQVIEDLLKTYGYLKPKTKTEHTLTEGLVATGESFAMSRNYFLSLQKLYPEIQGFDSASGAVSQVCYEYKIPCLGVNILIPHPLESSSHEEWKKLQNEASKIYMDTLLKSVLKELCLAH; encoded by the coding sequence ATGGTCGGCCAATTTCTCCTTATTTTTTTCTGTTCTCTTTCTTTTTTTAGTGTTGTTGCCGAAGATTTAAATATCCTAAACGAGAAACAAGCTCCCTTAACTCGTATTGGAATTATTTTTGCTTTTCCTGAGACAACCGGCGACAGCTCTTCAGAAGACTCTGGCTGTCCTATCCCCTGGTTTTCCAACAGTAAGAGAACTCAAGAAGGGGAGAGAATCTACTACTCTGGCAATTACTTTGGAAAATACTTTGTCGTCTCCTCTCTTTGGCCTAATAAAGTCTCTTCCGCTGTTGTTACATGTAACATGATTCTTAAACATCATGTTGATCTCATTCTCATCATTGGAACGTGTTACTCTCGATCAGAAAACAGCCGCTTCGGTAATGTTTTAATTTCTAAAGGATACATCAATTATGACACTGATATCCGTCCTTTTTTTGAAAGATTTGAGATTCCTGACATCAAGAAAAGTGTGTTTGCAACTAGTGACGTACACCGCGAAGCTATTCGCAAGGGGGGAAAAGAATTTATCACTACAGAGAAACAAGTAATTGAAGATTTGTTAAAAACGTATGGGTATTTGAAACCCAAAACCAAGACAGAACATACATTGACTGAAGGCTTAGTTGCTACAGGAGAATCCTTTGCGATGTCGCGTAATTATTTTCTTTCTCTACAGAAACTCTACCCCGAAATTCAAGGGTTTGACAGTGCTAGCGGTGCTGTCTCTCAAGTCTGCTATGAATATAAGATTCCTTGCTTAGGGGTGAATATCCTGATTCCTCATCCCTTAGAATCTTCAAGCCATGAAGAGTGGAAAAAACTTCAAAATGAAGCAAGCAAGATTTATATGGATACCTTACTTAAAAGTGTCTTAAAAGAGCTTTGCCTAGCACATTAG
- the garD gene encoding inclusion membrane protein GarD — MTPTTLLSGTTYAANENTRRCLNFLYSGTEFVGSQDQSNDLKRFFTKSKLNFHWLNALILQNSLYYRSYTWSSPIFTSLSTIGVLMNSLQHLAVLAYLGNGYNYALGGNNNAISLVLGIICVAILLIIFVLILGTTLGTVAFCIWKIHKATATLRTLKQDQGNIIKDLKTCKNNPADFAATATALAASKDTSKAYKAFRASSISFLIVAIIASLVLFALIAGIVLAVFFTGPGAAPILTAAMIGCCAAAGGGAILTLIGALIASFYSAKKCKQTAHHMTQALLQTAVSAIISDIGIPEDSCRSHRDMGNAIRIMVNQSLINYNNLFREADLHFIRNALLPQPVFPFVLLTPPLPPYSDDPPPKYEDLYPDGPPLS, encoded by the coding sequence ATGACTCCAACAACGCTATTGTCCGGCACAACTTATGCAGCCAATGAGAACACTCGCCGTTGTTTAAATTTTTTATACAGTGGTACAGAATTTGTTGGTAGTCAAGATCAATCGAATGATCTTAAAAGATTTTTCACCAAAAGCAAACTCAATTTTCACTGGCTTAACGCTTTAATATTACAGAACTCTCTATATTACAGAAGTTACACATGGTCTTCGCCAATTTTCACTAGTCTAAGCACTATAGGGGTGCTGATGAATTCCCTGCAACATCTGGCAGTATTAGCATATCTTGGGAACGGATACAATTACGCCCTGGGAGGAAATAATAATGCAATTTCTCTAGTTCTTGGCATAATTTGTGTTGCTATTTTACTTATTATATTCGTTCTAATTTTAGGCACAACACTAGGTACCGTAGCCTTTTGCATTTGGAAAATCCACAAGGCTACCGCTACGCTACGCACTCTAAAACAAGATCAAGGAAACATTATTAAAGACTTAAAAACTTGTAAGAATAATCCGGCAGATTTTGCTGCAACCGCAACAGCATTAGCAGCTTCTAAAGATACCTCAAAAGCATATAAAGCTTTTAGAGCATCCTCGATCTCTTTCCTTATTGTTGCTATAATTGCCTCCTTAGTTTTATTTGCCTTAATAGCAGGTATTGTTCTTGCTGTGTTCTTTACAGGTCCTGGAGCGGCTCCTATTCTCACCGCTGCAATGATTGGCTGCTGTGCAGCAGCCGGAGGCGGAGCAATTTTAACATTGATCGGTGCATTAATTGCTTCGTTTTATAGTGCTAAAAAATGCAAACAAACTGCACACCATATGACACAAGCGCTACTCCAAACCGCTGTTAGTGCAATCATCTCTGACATAGGCATCCCTGAGGATTCTTGCCGAAGCCATCGAGATATGGGTAATGCCATTCGCATAATGGTGAATCAAAGCCTCATTAACTATAACAACCTATTTAGAGAAGCGGATCTTCATTTTATACGTAATGCCCTCTTACCTCAGCCCGTATTTCCTTTCGTTTTATTGACACCTCCTTTACCTCCATATTCTGATGACCCACCTCCAAAATACGAAGATCTCTATCCTGACGGCCCACCTTTGTCATAA
- a CDS encoding ATP-binding cassette domain-containing protein, protein MLQVTQLYYSYNQLCIFQNVSFTVSPGTITIILGRSGTGKTTLFHLLAGFLPPQQGEFLWGKSALTNKHVAYMQQKEALLPWRTVLKNILLPTELGPKTSRSPIPSDRLEKIIQNFDLTPLLNRYPDELSGGQRQRVALASQCLSSKPILLLDEPFSSLDMIIKEQLYQDIVFLAKKEGKTIVLVTHDFHDVLFLGDTLLVIKNNNLVPISLSPSMQSLNNRLYLIQHLKEHLYS, encoded by the coding sequence ATGCTGCAAGTCACTCAATTATATTATTCTTATAATCAGCTCTGTATATTTCAAAATGTTTCATTTACCGTGTCTCCGGGAACAATTACCATCATTCTAGGACGTTCTGGAACAGGCAAAACTACATTATTCCATCTTCTTGCGGGTTTCCTACCTCCTCAACAGGGAGAGTTTCTATGGGGAAAATCCGCACTTACCAATAAACACGTTGCCTATATGCAACAAAAAGAAGCCTTGCTTCCTTGGCGCACCGTATTAAAAAATATCTTACTGCCAACCGAACTGGGTCCCAAAACCTCTCGCTCTCCCATTCCTTCGGATCGTCTGGAAAAAATCATCCAAAATTTCGATTTAACCCCCTTACTCAATCGTTATCCTGATGAATTGTCTGGGGGACAGCGACAGCGGGTAGCCCTTGCCTCACAATGCCTCTCTTCAAAGCCTATTCTTCTTTTGGACGAGCCCTTTTCTTCCCTAGACATGATAATTAAAGAACAGCTCTACCAAGACATAGTTTTCTTAGCAAAAAAAGAAGGAAAAACTATTGTTTTAGTCACCCACGATTTTCATGATGTCTTATTTTTAGGAGACACTTTGCTTGTGATTAAAAATAACAATCTGGTCCCCATCTCTTTGAGTCCGTCTATGCAGTCTTTAAACAATCGCTTGTATCTGATTCAACATCTAAAAGAGCATCTGTATTCATGA
- the pgl gene encoding 6-phosphogluconolactonase: MATLVNFNDNNKLLLIKQSDFFVDLASKDWIATANRAVKERGAFYVALSGGNTPLQIYRNIVENKDKLIDPSKFFLFWGDERQAPVTSAANNYSQAMSILYELAVPSTQVFRMDTQDPNGAEEYQKLIESVVPESSFDMIMLGLGEDGHTLSLFPYTAALEEENRLVVFNDVPQLATNRMTLTLPCVHRSRHIVVYVQGVNKKQIVKAIFFSEGREEKIYPIERIGGTKTPLFWILSPDTYDLKDFDSISSIYKMEVL, translated from the coding sequence ATGGCAACACTAGTAAATTTTAATGATAACAATAAGCTTTTGTTAATTAAACAATCCGATTTTTTTGTGGACTTAGCAAGTAAAGACTGGATTGCCACAGCAAATCGGGCAGTTAAAGAGCGTGGTGCTTTTTATGTAGCCTTATCAGGAGGGAACACACCTTTACAAATTTATAGAAACATTGTTGAAAATAAAGACAAACTTATAGACCCTAGTAAGTTCTTCTTGTTTTGGGGAGATGAAAGACAAGCTCCTGTTACATCCGCAGCTAATAACTATAGCCAAGCGATGAGTATACTCTATGAGTTAGCTGTTCCTAGTACTCAGGTATTCCGAATGGATACGCAAGATCCTAATGGGGCGGAAGAGTATCAAAAACTCATAGAATCTGTAGTTCCTGAATCTAGTTTTGACATGATAATGTTGGGGTTAGGAGAAGATGGTCATACCCTCTCTCTCTTTCCTTATACAGCAGCTTTAGAAGAGGAGAATCGTCTTGTTGTGTTTAATGATGTTCCTCAGTTAGCAACAAATAGAATGACTTTAACACTCCCCTGCGTTCATAGGAGTAGGCATATCGTGGTTTATGTACAGGGAGTAAATAAGAAACAAATTGTGAAAGCTATATTTTTTTCCGAAGGCAGAGAAGAAAAAATTTATCCTATAGAACGTATAGGAGGAACTAAGACTCCTTTATTTTGGATTTTATCTCCCGATACTTATGATCTTAAAGATTTTGATAGTATCTCTTCGATATATAAAATGGAAGTCCTATAG
- the zwf gene encoding glucose-6-phosphate dehydrogenase: MADIVQEEKDTTSPRLCPPCVLVIFGATGDLTARKLLPALYRLSKEGQLSETFACVGFARREKTHEQFRHEMKQAVITFLPSTELDIRVWENLQERLFYHRSEFDNTAGYILLKSFLEEIDHKCGTRGNRLFYLSTPPQYFPEIIRNLNKYDLFYKFSEKGQPWSRVIIEKPFGRDLKSAEKLQQCIDDNLDEEAVYRIDHYLGKETVQNILTIRFANMLFESCWNSQYIDHVQISMGETIGIGTRGNLFESSGMLRDMVQNHMMQLLCLLTMDPPVTFDSEEIKKEKIKILQSISPLSPESSIVRGQYGSGIVQGVSVLGYREEENVAKDSNVETYVAVKAEINTPRWLGVPFYLRAGKRLAKRSTDISVIFKKTTYNLFSVENCSLCPLDNDLLIIRIQPDEGVALKFNCKVPGTNTVVRPVKMDFRYDSYFKTTTPEAYERLLCDCILGDRTLFTGREEVMASWRLFTPVLREWEENSISPNFPNYVAGSIGPKEADALLQADGRSWQPL; this comes from the coding sequence ATGGCTGATATAGTTCAAGAGGAGAAAGATACAACTTCTCCGCGTCTATGTCCACCCTGTGTGTTAGTTATTTTTGGCGCTACAGGAGATCTTACTGCGCGTAAACTTCTACCTGCTTTATACCGTCTTTCAAAAGAAGGGCAGCTTTCTGAGACATTTGCCTGCGTTGGATTTGCAAGAAGAGAAAAGACTCATGAGCAATTTCGTCACGAGATGAAGCAAGCGGTCATTACCTTTTTACCATCCACAGAATTAGATATTCGGGTTTGGGAGAATCTTCAGGAGCGATTGTTTTACCATCGTTCAGAATTTGATAATACTGCAGGTTATATTTTATTGAAGAGTTTTTTAGAGGAAATAGATCATAAATGTGGGACTCGGGGAAATCGTCTTTTTTATCTTTCTACTCCTCCACAATATTTCCCTGAGATTATTAGAAATCTAAACAAATACGACCTTTTCTATAAATTTTCTGAAAAAGGGCAACCCTGGTCACGTGTTATTATAGAAAAGCCTTTTGGAAGAGATTTAAAAAGTGCTGAGAAGCTGCAACAATGTATTGATGATAATCTTGATGAAGAGGCTGTGTATCGCATTGACCATTATTTGGGTAAGGAGACTGTACAGAACATTTTAACGATACGTTTTGCAAACATGTTGTTCGAATCTTGTTGGAATTCACAGTATATTGATCATGTACAGATTAGTATGGGTGAGACTATTGGTATTGGAACACGGGGCAATTTGTTTGAATCATCAGGAATGCTCCGAGACATGGTTCAAAATCATATGATGCAGCTTTTATGCTTACTTACTATGGATCCTCCAGTAACTTTCGACTCTGAAGAAATAAAAAAAGAAAAAATTAAAATTCTACAATCTATTTCTCCCTTATCTCCTGAGTCCTCCATAGTGCGTGGACAATATGGTTCCGGCATTGTCCAGGGAGTTTCTGTCTTAGGTTATCGTGAGGAAGAAAATGTTGCTAAAGATTCGAATGTAGAAACTTATGTTGCTGTAAAAGCTGAAATTAATACGCCTCGGTGGCTTGGGGTTCCCTTTTATTTGCGTGCAGGTAAACGTCTTGCAAAAAGATCTACAGATATTTCTGTTATTTTTAAAAAGACCACCTATAATCTATTTTCTGTAGAAAATTGTTCTCTTTGCCCTTTGGACAATGATTTATTGATTATTCGTATCCAACCTGATGAAGGTGTAGCTTTAAAGTTCAACTGTAAAGTTCCTGGAACGAACACTGTTGTACGTCCTGTAAAAATGGATTTTCGTTACGACAGTTATTTTAAAACAACCACGCCTGAGGCATATGAACGATTATTATGCGATTGTATTTTAGGCGATAGAACTTTATTTACTGGTCGCGAGGAAGTTATGGCTTCTTGGCGGCTCTTTACTCCAGTGTTAAGGGAATGGGAAGAAAATTCTATTTCACCAAATTTTCCGAACTATGTTGCTGGCTCTATTGGTCCGAAGGAAGCCGATGCATTGCTACAGGCAGATGGAAGGAGTTGGCAACCTCTATAA
- the rplM gene encoding 50S ribosomal protein L13 gives MEKRKDTRTTLVKPSEVIKSWYVVDATDKTLGRLSSEVAKILRGKHKVTYTPYVAMGDGVIIINAEKVRLTGSKKSQKLYRYYTGYISGMREIPFENMMARKPSYIIEHAIKGMISRNSLGRKQLKSLRIVKGGEYENFEAQKPILLDI, from the coding sequence ATGGAAAAAAGAAAAGATACAAGAACAACCTTAGTCAAACCTTCCGAAGTTATTAAATCTTGGTATGTAGTGGATGCTACTGATAAAACTCTAGGTAGATTATCGTCTGAGGTTGCAAAAATTTTGAGGGGAAAGCATAAAGTAACTTACACACCCTATGTAGCTATGGGAGATGGTGTCATCATTATCAATGCAGAAAAAGTACGTTTAACGGGAAGTAAGAAAAGCCAAAAACTCTACCGTTATTACACAGGATACATTTCTGGTATGCGAGAAATTCCTTTTGAGAACATGATGGCAAGAAAACCAAGTTATATTATTGAACATGCAATTAAAGGCATGATCTCTAGAAATAGTCTAGGTAGAAAGCAATTAAAATCTCTCCGAATTGTTAAAGGAGGGGAGTATGAGAATTTCGAAGCTCAAAAACCAATTTTATTGGATATTTAA
- a CDS encoding C40 family peptidase — protein sequence MKHCLLYSPFANLFSEEGDLETQILFGERVLFCNHKCYAYSQLFKDGALWRPYPGNRLCADHMTCFSSIRLEPNAAIVSSSALLKPWNIPLPFGTLLVVDSKNRVRFPKEVLEALVEVWGPGEPWCVSRHLRFLNRDFSMENLFRDAEQFLGFPYLWGGRCLHKNLEVLGVDCSGLINILYQAQGYNIPRNSIDQYADCYPVANFNELPPGGFVFLNEKMSCISHVMLKRDSQRLIHASKTLGNVSNFIVGKDCQFTGNMLHSPRLGINVPAFFGFPKKRRAFL from the coding sequence ATGAAGCATTGCCTGCTCTATTCCCCTTTTGCTAATTTATTTTCTGAAGAAGGGGACCTTGAAACACAGATTCTTTTTGGTGAACGTGTTTTATTTTGTAATCACAAATGTTATGCTTATTCCCAGTTATTTAAAGACGGGGCATTGTGGAGACCATATCCAGGGAATCGTTTGTGTGCTGACCACATGACTTGTTTTTCAAGTATTCGATTAGAGCCTAATGCTGCTATAGTTTCATCGTCTGCGTTGTTAAAACCTTGGAATATTCCTCTTCCTTTTGGAACATTACTGGTCGTGGATTCTAAGAATAGGGTACGTTTCCCCAAGGAAGTTTTGGAAGCTCTAGTTGAGGTTTGGGGACCAGGAGAACCTTGGTGTGTATCTCGTCATCTTCGGTTTTTAAATCGAGATTTTTCCATGGAAAATTTATTTCGCGATGCCGAACAATTCTTAGGCTTCCCTTATTTATGGGGCGGACGTTGTCTCCATAAAAATCTCGAGGTATTAGGTGTAGATTGTTCAGGACTTATAAATATTTTATATCAAGCTCAAGGCTATAATATCCCCAGAAATTCTATAGATCAATATGCAGATTGCTACCCTGTCGCGAATTTTAATGAGCTTCCTCCTGGAGGTTTTGTCTTTCTTAATGAAAAGATGTCATGCATCTCTCATGTTATGCTAAAAAGAGATTCTCAGAGATTAATTCATGCTTCGAAGACTTTAGGCAACGTTTCCAATTTTATTGTGGGAAAAGATTGTCAGTTCACAGGGAACATGTTGCATTCACCTAGACTAGGGATAAACGTACCCGCCTTTTTTGGATTTCCTAAAAAAAGAAGAGCTTTCCTTTAA